One genomic window of Caldivirga maquilingensis IC-167 includes the following:
- a CDS encoding ABC transporter substrate-binding protein: MDYRLTALAVIVVLLAAAVGYLAYRVNQPVKPVTITLPVTSTVTVTSTSVATVVTTTSATLTTTATSTLTTTAVTTVTATVTPVQNMRIASLDPACSQIIFTLGLGNKVVLIDTYSEQLLSYFNVTIPSNATVLTSIWPTPSIEAVVNASPTVVCYDLGFYGTSTLASFSSIGLPLVIINGTADRTFQQIEMDVYSTAKALGVPERGLAVASWMNNIINGVRSRVTGLSEPTVVFMGWNNPIYAPSNLTFIGYEITIAGGLDVVNTTVPWPTITPSQLIVYNPDYIIASNFMGNCTATLEAIMQVPGINYTKAVKEGHVYVLGNLATSLVEEPGPLSVYGAEVIAAILHPEAFGLSNVPQCVSGEWVISNLKPTLPSQGG; encoded by the coding sequence ATGGACTATAGGTTAACGGCACTGGCAGTAATAGTGGTACTGTTGGCTGCGGCAGTGGGTTACCTGGCGTATAGGGTTAATCAACCGGTTAAGCCAGTGACAATTACGTTACCAGTAACCTCAACGGTAACGGTGACGTCAACCTCAGTGGCCACTGTGGTAACCACTACATCAGCAACCTTAACCACAACAGCAACCAGTACATTAACCACCACCGCAGTCACCACTGTAACAGCCACAGTGACCCCGGTACAGAACATGAGGATTGCGTCCCTTGACCCAGCCTGCTCCCAAATAATCTTCACCCTAGGCTTAGGCAATAAGGTAGTCCTCATTGATACATACTCCGAGCAATTGTTAAGTTACTTCAACGTAACAATACCCTCAAACGCAACGGTGCTTACCTCAATATGGCCAACACCCTCAATTGAGGCTGTGGTTAATGCATCACCCACAGTGGTTTGCTATGACTTAGGCTTCTACGGAACCAGTACATTAGCCTCATTCTCAAGCATAGGGTTACCTCTAGTAATCATAAATGGTACAGCGGATAGGACATTCCAGCAGATTGAAATGGACGTTTACTCAACGGCCAAGGCCCTTGGGGTACCTGAAAGGGGTTTAGCTGTGGCTTCCTGGATGAACAACATTATTAATGGTGTTAGAAGCAGGGTCACTGGTTTAAGTGAACCAACAGTGGTCTTTATGGGTTGGAACAACCCCATTTACGCACCATCAAACTTAACCTTCATAGGTTATGAAATAACCATCGCCGGCGGCTTAGACGTAGTAAACACCACTGTACCATGGCCCACAATAACGCCAAGCCAATTAATAGTATATAACCCAGACTACATAATAGCAAGCAACTTCATGGGTAACTGCACAGCCACCCTTGAGGCAATAATGCAGGTACCTGGGATAAACTACACTAAGGCTGTTAAGGAGGGTCACGTCTACGTACTGGGTAACTTAGCCACAAGCCTAGTTGAGGAACCAGGCCCCTTATCAGTCTACGGGGCTGAGGTTATAGCGGCTATACTTCACCCTGAGGCCTTCGGGTTAAGTAATGTTCCGCAATGCGTAAGTGGTGAATGGGTGATAAGTAATCTAAAACCAACCCTCCCAAGTCAGGGAGGCTGA
- a CDS encoding FecCD family ABC transporter permease has translation MGNSLIKRVLYFLIPILLLTGFILNLVLGEVNVPGDCLIHCSQVKYRVIIMDIRLPSALTSLLVGYVLGVSGAVMQGILRNPLAEPFTTGIASAAVLGGLLGYLLVLVGKLTGLYTTLAIPLLALIVGLFSSLIVVMLGSRLGVVGLILMGILITLLSYAASMIVMLIIESINPTVSMQPLYLLYGNLSGILWWQFYVMLAAAVPPILVVAFLSRYVDLLMLGDDVAKASGVNPVTVRRRLVALISIPLAVSLAFTGVIGFIGIIAPYTVRQLTGRGSGSIIIPGSGLVGSLILTYSYLASRVMVKGYVVPITAVTGLVGIPVLMWMILKGGFGAST, from the coding sequence ATGGGTAATTCACTTATTAAAAGGGTTTTGTATTTCTTAATCCCAATCCTACTACTCACTGGCTTCATCCTAAACCTAGTACTGGGGGAGGTTAATGTACCGGGTGATTGCCTAATACATTGTAGTCAAGTTAAGTACAGGGTAATAATCATGGATATTAGATTACCATCAGCATTAACATCACTACTGGTTGGTTACGTATTGGGTGTTTCAGGGGCTGTGATGCAGGGTATTTTAAGAAACCCATTAGCAGAACCCTTCACCACCGGGATAGCCAGTGCCGCTGTCCTAGGGGGTTTACTGGGTTACCTACTTGTCCTCGTGGGTAAGTTAACCGGCCTATACACCACCTTAGCCATACCTCTCCTAGCATTAATAGTGGGTTTATTCTCCTCATTAATTGTGGTTATGCTTGGTTCAAGGCTTGGTGTAGTTGGCTTAATACTAATGGGCATATTAATAACACTACTCTCCTATGCCGCATCAATGATAGTTATGCTGATTATTGAGTCAATTAACCCAACGGTCTCAATGCAACCCCTCTACCTACTCTACGGTAACCTAAGCGGCATACTATGGTGGCAATTCTACGTAATGCTAGCCGCCGCGGTGCCACCAATTCTAGTGGTTGCGTTCTTATCAAGGTACGTGGACTTACTCATGCTTGGTGATGATGTGGCTAAGGCAAGCGGCGTCAACCCGGTAACAGTTAGGAGGAGGCTAGTGGCCTTAATCTCAATACCCCTAGCAGTCTCACTGGCCTTCACTGGGGTAATAGGATTCATAGGCATTATAGCCCCATACACCGTTAGGCAATTAACGGGGAGGGGGTCTGGAAGCATTATTATACCTGGTTCAGGTCTCGTGGGTTCACTAATATTAACCTACTCCTATCTGGCTTCAAGGGTAATGGTGAAAGGATACGTAGTACCTATAACAGCGGTAACGGGCCTTGTGGGTATACCTGTTTTAATGTGGATGATTCTCAAGGGTGGTTTCGGTGCCTCAACGTAA
- a CDS encoding ABC transporter ATP-binding protein, with amino-acid sequence MPQRNALVEFKDAYLGYGSRVVVKGLNLTVGEGLTVLLGPNGSGKTTIMKAIFGSARVIKGWLRVNGSVTYAPAEVDGLINLTVLETVKTARRGYGWVSDEDAMDALMSVGIVGISNMRLSELSTGQKRLTMIARAIASNADLMLIDEPTANLDPGNRYRMIKVIRELANKHAVMVATHDVDIALTANQVVMIRDGNVIGVGEPGRVLTEERLTQLYGIVVKLIKHNDEVHVVFPVS; translated from the coding sequence GTGCCTCAACGTAACGCTCTAGTTGAATTCAAGGACGCCTACCTGGGTTACGGGTCAAGGGTAGTGGTTAAGGGGTTGAATTTAACCGTGGGTGAGGGGTTAACGGTACTGCTTGGTCCTAATGGGAGCGGGAAGACAACGATAATGAAGGCAATATTCGGTTCAGCAAGGGTCATTAAGGGTTGGCTTAGGGTTAATGGCTCAGTAACCTACGCTCCCGCAGAGGTTGATGGATTAATCAACTTAACGGTACTGGAGACTGTTAAGACGGCTAGGAGGGGGTATGGTTGGGTTAGTGATGAGGATGCCATGGATGCTTTAATGAGCGTGGGCATAGTCGGTATCAGTAATATGAGGCTTAGTGAATTAAGCACTGGTCAAAAGAGGTTAACAATGATTGCAAGAGCCATAGCCAGTAACGCTGACTTAATGCTAATAGATGAGCCAACAGCCAACCTAGACCCAGGTAATAGGTACAGGATGATTAAGGTTATACGTGAACTAGCTAATAAACATGCAGTAATGGTTGCGACGCATGACGTTGATATTGCGCTTACAGCGAATCAAGTGGTTATGATAAGGGATGGAAACGTGATAGGCGTGGGGGAGCCGGGTAGAGTATTAACTGAGGAGAGGTTAACTCAATTATACGGTATAGTGGTTAAGTTAATTAAGCATAATGATGAGGTTCATGTAGTATTCCCAGTGAGTTAA
- the hjc gene encoding Holliday junction resolvase Hjc: MPLGRRGVNYERELANWLWSLGFAVIRAPASGGGVRRRFAPDLVAMFKGRVIILEVKYRGKPTPVSIRCDKVNRLIEFAGRAGGEAYVVVKYAREPWRIMPIKPCNGDAAITYTTSEIKEASRLEDLVRSIININLINLL; the protein is encoded by the coding sequence ATGCCGCTTGGACGTAGGGGGGTTAATTATGAGAGGGAGCTGGCTAACTGGCTGTGGAGCCTTGGATTCGCGGTAATTAGGGCACCTGCCAGTGGTGGTGGGGTTAGGCGTAGGTTCGCCCCTGATTTAGTAGCCATGTTTAAGGGTAGGGTAATTATCCTTGAGGTTAAGTACAGGGGTAAACCAACACCAGTGAGCATACGGTGCGATAAGGTTAATAGGTTAATTGAATTCGCTGGGAGGGCTGGTGGGGAGGCTTATGTCGTTGTTAAGTATGCTAGGGAGCCGTGGAGGATAATGCCCATTAAACCATGTAATGGAGACGCAGCAATAACCTACACCACCAGTGAAATAAAGGAGGCAAGTAGGCTTGAAGACCTTGTGAGAAGCATAATCAATATTAACTTAATTAACCTATTATGA
- a CDS encoding MFS transporter: MVSKASAVVNIMIARFIYSVYWYYLAPALPLIKLEFTVPNYELGLVPLFFIIGAGSFQIPASVIARFIGNVKTAVLGLTLLSAAGVATAFSVSFNEILALRLLAGIGAALFFSTAATVVTNLYPGREGLMLGIYNSVFSAGAGVGLVYGVVYTIVNWRVAVLIISVVGLLESVILLKTCSPLNRPIDTGLSINKGAVLVGLATAGYWGANYAAGNLLPTYAVNHGVGLVNASLITSLLLFSSLVGGLSGKLADLTSRRELLIIAPAVLGSLSFLLIITLNPYAMIASTLIVGYTNELMITASYALVVNDSNPTMSLATVNTLNMVVGMWLSPLFTAVMGNSTLPWITMIIASVAPLPLLLVRRRVVG, encoded by the coding sequence ATGGTTAGTAAGGCATCAGCCGTGGTTAACATAATGATCGCCAGATTCATATACAGCGTCTACTGGTACTACCTGGCACCAGCCTTACCGTTAATTAAACTGGAATTCACAGTACCTAATTATGAACTCGGCTTAGTCCCACTCTTCTTCATAATAGGGGCTGGCTCATTCCAAATACCGGCAAGCGTGATCGCTAGGTTTATCGGTAACGTTAAGACTGCTGTACTCGGCTTAACCCTACTATCAGCGGCTGGGGTAGCCACGGCCTTCAGTGTAAGCTTTAATGAAATACTAGCCCTAAGGCTACTGGCCGGTATTGGCGCGGCATTATTCTTCTCCACGGCAGCCACTGTTGTAACTAATCTGTATCCTGGTAGAGAGGGGTTGATGCTTGGTATATATAACTCAGTGTTCAGTGCCGGAGCCGGAGTAGGGTTGGTTTACGGGGTTGTTTACACTATTGTTAATTGGAGGGTTGCAGTACTGATTATTAGCGTGGTGGGGTTGTTGGAATCCGTAATACTCCTTAAGACCTGTTCACCACTCAATAGGCCCATTGACACTGGTTTATCCATAAACAAGGGCGCAGTATTAGTGGGTTTAGCCACAGCCGGGTATTGGGGGGCTAATTACGCCGCCGGTAACCTACTACCCACTTACGCCGTTAATCATGGTGTTGGTTTAGTTAACGCCTCATTAATAACATCACTACTCCTCTTCTCAAGCCTAGTGGGTGGTTTATCAGGTAAATTAGCTGATTTAACCAGTAGGAGGGAGCTCTTAATTATTGCACCCGCGGTGTTGGGTTCATTATCATTCCTACTAATCATAACACTTAACCCCTACGCCATGATAGCCTCAACACTCATAGTGGGTTACACCAATGAACTCATGATCACCGCCTCCTATGCGCTTGTCGTTAATGATTCAAACCCAACCATGAGCCTCGCAACAGTTAACACGTTAAACATGGTTGTAGGCATGTGGTTAAGCCCATTATTCACAGCAGTCATGGGTAATTCAACGTTACCATGGATCACAATGATCATAGCCTCAGTGGCACCACTACCCCTCCTACTGGTTAGGCGTAGGGTAGTAGGGTAA